One Scomber japonicus isolate fScoJap1 chromosome 1, fScoJap1.pri, whole genome shotgun sequence DNA window includes the following coding sequences:
- the LOC128360217 gene encoding histone-lysine N-methyltransferase set-1-like: MNRRRRINPKDDARYYVSTGKDKPGFDVKHISVFKGRGIFTTAPFEKGDFLLEYQGQLITHQECERRQRIYHDSLKVFMFKFRFDGKLWCVDAAKEDGGRDPWQ, from the exons ATGAATAGAAGAAGACGTATCAATCCAAAGGATGATGCCAGATATTATGTCAGCACTGGAAAGGACAAACCAGGATTTGATGTAAAACACATTAGTGTTTTCAAAG GTCGTGGGATCTTCACTACTGCCCCATTCGAAAAAGGGGACTTCCTACTAGAGTACCAAGGTCAACTCATTACCCATCAGGAAtgtgagaggaggcagaggatcTACCATGACAGCCTTAAGGTCTTCATGTTCAAGTTCCGTTTTGATGGAAAACTCTGGTG TGTTGATGCGGCTAAAGAGGACGGGGGCAGGGACCCATGGCAGTGA